In Archangium violaceum, the following are encoded in one genomic region:
- a CDS encoding DUF503 domain-containing protein produces MFVCVARLTLQIPESGSLKAKRQVLRRITDRVKARFNVAVAEVDDQDLWQKASLALAVVGNDRRHVDEQMEKIIHFVEEMYVAPLISRQTEIMAFGDTLYTLPGRPRAAERDEDEEEDEAAEEGEDDEEAGPEADLEDLIAGMGRSDRSMAEAEGMGDWDRRHEGREGERAGKGTERSGAVSLDEARARARSLRNPRDWEKK; encoded by the coding sequence ATGTTCGTTTGTGTCGCGCGTCTGACCCTGCAGATTCCGGAGAGCGGCTCCCTCAAGGCCAAGCGGCAGGTTCTCCGCCGGATAACGGACCGCGTGAAGGCCCGGTTCAACGTGGCCGTGGCCGAGGTCGATGACCAGGATCTCTGGCAGAAGGCCTCGCTCGCGCTGGCGGTGGTGGGCAACGACCGCCGCCACGTCGACGAGCAGATGGAGAAGATCATCCACTTCGTGGAGGAGATGTACGTGGCCCCGCTCATCTCCCGTCAGACGGAGATCATGGCCTTCGGGGACACGCTCTACACTCTCCCCGGGCGGCCCCGGGCCGCTGAGCGGGACGAGGACGAAGAGGAGGACGAGGCCGCGGAGGAGGGTGAGGACGACGAGGAGGCCGGGCCGGAAGCGGACCTGGAGGATCTCATCGCGGGCATGGGCCGGAGCGATCGCTCCATGGCCGAGGCCGAGGGGATGGGTGACTGGGATCGCCGGCACGAGGGGCGGGAAGGTGAGCGGGCGGGCAAGGGGACGGAACGCTCGGGCGCTGTCTCGCTGGACGAGGCCCGGGCTCGTGCCCGGAGTCTGCGCAACCCGAGGGATTGGGAGAAGAAATGA
- the rbfA gene encoding 30S ribosome-binding factor RbfA — protein MSTSNRPERVGQEIQAALGRMLTRGELKDPRIGFITVTGVKVSPDLKVARVFYSMMGTEEERKETQKGLEAAKGYIRREITEAVNLRVSPEVFFTFDESVERGDRIERLLREVKEKEGW, from the coding sequence ATGAGTACCAGCAATCGGCCGGAGCGTGTGGGGCAGGAGATCCAGGCGGCCCTCGGGAGGATGCTGACCCGGGGCGAGCTGAAGGATCCTCGCATCGGCTTCATCACCGTCACCGGCGTGAAGGTGTCGCCGGACCTGAAGGTGGCGCGCGTCTTCTACTCGATGATGGGCACCGAGGAGGAGCGCAAGGAGACGCAGAAAGGTCTCGAGGCGGCCAAGGGTTACATCCGCCGGGAAATCACCGAGGCGGTGAATCTGCGCGTGTCGCCGGAGGTCTTCTTCACCTTCGACGAGTCGGTAGAGCGGGGTGACCGCATCGAGCGGCTGCTGCGCGAGGTGAAGGAGAAGGAAGGCTGGTAG
- the truB gene encoding tRNA pseudouridine(55) synthase TruB, with product MDGVLVIDKPTGPTSFDVVRQVRFLLKVKKVGHTGTLDPMATGVLPLCLGEATKVAGFITEGDKAYDAVVRLGAETDTQDAEGKVVAEAPVPTLTSALLEEVLGRFRGTFEQVPPMYSAVKVGGKRLYELARAGEEVERASRQVTVYELVLRDFNATQLRLSVRCSKGFFVRTLAYDIGRALGCGAHLEALRRTMSGPFALAQSLPLAELPALAKEPEALAKRLLPVSEALVDLPAVRVSEADAARVSHGVPVEAPAHPGRVRVVDPSGKLLAVAEVVRGRLRYLRVLV from the coding sequence ATGGACGGCGTTCTGGTCATCGACAAACCCACCGGGCCCACCTCGTTCGACGTGGTGCGGCAGGTCCGGTTTCTGCTCAAGGTGAAGAAGGTGGGCCACACCGGGACGCTCGATCCGATGGCCACGGGGGTATTGCCCCTGTGCCTGGGCGAGGCGACGAAGGTGGCCGGCTTCATCACCGAGGGCGACAAGGCCTATGACGCGGTGGTGCGCCTGGGAGCCGAGACGGACACCCAGGATGCCGAGGGCAAGGTGGTGGCCGAGGCCCCGGTGCCCACGCTCACCTCCGCGCTGCTGGAGGAGGTGCTGGGGCGCTTCCGTGGCACCTTCGAGCAGGTGCCGCCCATGTACTCGGCGGTGAAGGTGGGCGGGAAGCGGCTGTACGAGCTCGCTCGCGCTGGCGAGGAGGTGGAGCGCGCCAGCCGCCAGGTGACGGTGTACGAGCTGGTGCTGCGCGACTTCAACGCCACGCAGCTGCGCCTGTCCGTGCGCTGCTCCAAGGGCTTCTTCGTGCGCACGCTCGCCTATGACATCGGCCGGGCGCTGGGCTGCGGGGCCCACCTGGAGGCGCTGCGGCGCACCATGAGCGGCCCCTTCGCCCTGGCCCAGTCGCTGCCGCTGGCGGAGCTGCCCGCCCTGGCGAAGGAGCCCGAGGCCCTGGCGAAGCGCTTGCTGCCCGTGTCCGAGGCCCTGGTGGACCTGCCGGCGGTGCGGGTGAGCGAGGCGGACGCGGCGCGCGTGTCCCACGGGGTGCCGGTGGAGGCCCCCGCCCATCCCGGCCGGGTGCGCGTGGTGGACCCCTCGGGGAAGCTGCTCGCCGTGGCCGAGGTGGTCCGCGGCCGGCTGCGCTACCTGCGGGTGCTCGTCTGA
- the rpsO gene encoding 30S ribosomal protein S15, producing the protein MSALHQDRKAEVVSKYRTHETDTGSPEVQVALLSERITMLTEHFKTHKKDHHSRRGLLKLVGQRRRLLDYLKSKDANRYKKLIEGLGIRK; encoded by the coding sequence ATGTCGGCATTGCATCAGGACCGCAAGGCAGAGGTCGTCTCGAAGTACCGCACCCATGAGACGGACACGGGTTCCCCCGAGGTCCAGGTGGCGCTGCTCTCCGAGCGCATCACCATGCTCACGGAGCACTTCAAGACGCACAAGAAGGACCACCACTCCCGTCGCGGTCTGCTCAAGCTGGTGGGTCAGCGTCGTCGTCTGCTCGACTACCTGAAGAGCAAGGACGCCAACCGCTACAAGAAGCTCATCGAGGGCCTCGGCATCCGCAAGTAG